From a single Deinococcus humi genomic region:
- a CDS encoding GNAT family N-acetyltransferase has translation MTNEPGEVAFKDNEAKQQYEVYVNGQLAGHAEYRPLPEARLLPHTELDDQYEGQGLGSRLVQFALDDLRERGLNAVPTCPFVASYIRKHPEYLELVKPEQRRPLGL, from the coding sequence ATGACCAATGAACCGGGAGAAGTGGCGTTCAAGGACAACGAGGCCAAACAGCAGTACGAGGTGTACGTGAATGGTCAGCTGGCGGGACACGCGGAATACCGCCCACTGCCCGAGGCGCGGCTGCTGCCGCACACCGAACTGGACGATCAGTACGAGGGCCAGGGCCTGGGCTCCAGACTGGTGCAGTTCGCGCTGGATGATTTGCGAGAGCGCGGCCTGAACGCCGTCCCGACCTGCCCCTTTGTCGCGAGCTACATCCGCAAGCATCCCGAATACCTGGAACTGGTGAAGCCCGAGCAGCGGCGGCCCCTGGGGCTATAA
- a CDS encoding homoaconitate hydratase family protein: MTSVLNPQTMAEKILSRRGDRAVYAGDLAVVEVDQVMVVDSIAQSFIERMTHDLAAMPKYPERVSIVVDHVAPASTVSVAQAQKEAREYAARTGVALFDVGRGICHQVLMEEGLAKPGWIVLGSDSHSTTYGAVAAFGTGMGATDIALAAASGKTWLRVPESVKVTLTGELRPGVSAKDVALEMIRTLGADGATYQSIEIHAGDRFTRGERMTLANLCVEAGAKVGLVVPGGEILSMYDVPEWVYADDGATYVRQIELDLGALNPRMSAPSEVDNVHDVAELRGLQVDQVFIGTCTNGRLEDLHAAAEVLRGHKVSPGTRLLVIPASSQVMEAAMEDGTLLTLQRAGAVLGTPGCGPCMGRHQGVLAPGEVCVSTSNRNFIGRMGDKDAQIYLASPAVAAATAVMGKIALPGDVGAA, from the coding sequence TCTTAACCCCCAGACCATGGCCGAGAAGATTCTGTCCCGGCGCGGCGATAGGGCCGTGTACGCTGGAGACCTCGCCGTGGTGGAGGTCGATCAGGTGATGGTGGTGGACTCTATTGCCCAGAGCTTCATCGAGCGCATGACCCATGACCTCGCAGCCATGCCAAAGTACCCGGAACGCGTCTCCATCGTGGTGGACCATGTGGCCCCGGCCAGCACTGTCAGCGTGGCCCAGGCGCAGAAGGAAGCCCGCGAATACGCTGCGCGGACCGGCGTGGCCCTGTTCGACGTGGGGCGTGGCATCTGCCATCAGGTGCTGATGGAGGAGGGACTGGCGAAGCCGGGCTGGATCGTGCTCGGGTCCGACAGCCACTCCACCACCTACGGCGCGGTAGCTGCCTTCGGCACGGGAATGGGGGCCACGGATATCGCCCTGGCCGCCGCCAGCGGCAAGACGTGGCTGCGTGTCCCGGAAAGCGTGAAGGTCACGTTGACGGGAGAACTGCGCCCCGGCGTGAGCGCCAAGGACGTGGCGCTGGAAATGATCCGCACGTTGGGTGCGGACGGCGCAACGTACCAGAGCATCGAGATTCACGCCGGGGACCGGTTCACGCGCGGCGAGCGGATGACCCTGGCCAACCTATGCGTGGAGGCGGGCGCGAAGGTGGGCCTTGTCGTCCCCGGCGGCGAGATTCTGAGCATGTACGACGTGCCGGAGTGGGTGTACGCGGACGACGGCGCAACCTACGTGCGGCAGATCGAACTCGATCTGGGGGCCCTGAACCCCCGCATGAGTGCCCCCAGCGAGGTGGACAACGTGCATGACGTGGCCGAGTTGCGGGGCTTACAGGTGGATCAGGTTTTTATCGGGACCTGCACCAACGGGCGGCTGGAAGACCTGCACGCCGCCGCCGAGGTTCTGCGGGGCCATAAGGTCAGCCCAGGCACGCGCCTGCTGGTGATTCCGGCCAGCTCGCAGGTGATGGAGGCCGCGATGGAGGATGGCACCCTGCTGACCCTACAACGCGCCGGGGCGGTGCTGGGCACGCCGGGCTGCGGTCCATGTATGGGCCGTCACCAGGGCGTTCTGGCGCCGGGAGAGGTCTGCGTGTCCACCAGCAATCGCAATTTCATCGGGCGCATGGGCGACAAGGACGCGCAGATTTATCTGGCGTCGCCTGCGGTGGCCGCAGCGACGGCGGTGATGGGAAAGATTGCCCTGCCGGGGGACGTGGGGGCGGCGTAA
- a CDS encoding YchJ family protein has protein sequence MPLAYPPFKSCPCGSGRSYAHCCGPAHDGSRPAQTPEVLMRSRYSAYALGNAPYVLATWHPDTRPSDLHLNPATRYLWLKVHEACGEEVEFSAALQVDRGERYVLRERSLFTQVDGRWFYVDDITPPTLDAPEG, from the coding sequence ATGCCGCTGGCCTATCCCCCGTTCAAGTCCTGCCCGTGCGGCTCCGGGCGCAGTTACGCCCACTGCTGCGGCCCGGCACACGACGGCTCGCGGCCCGCGCAGACCCCTGAAGTGTTGATGCGCTCGCGCTACTCGGCGTACGCGCTGGGCAATGCCCCCTACGTGCTCGCCACTTGGCACCCGGACACGCGCCCATCAGACCTGCACCTGAACCCGGCCACCCGTTACCTGTGGCTGAAAGTGCATGAGGCGTGCGGTGAGGAGGTGGAATTCAGCGCCGCCCTGCAGGTGGACCGGGGCGAGCGGTACGTGCTGCGCGAACGCAGTCTGTTCACGCAGGTGGATGGGCGCTGGTTCTACGTCGACGACATCACGCCGCCGACGCTGGACGCCCCCGAAGGGTAA
- a CDS encoding TrmH family RNA methyltransferase — protein MTRADPITSLQNPQLKRLVRLHTRRSREQEAVILIEGARELSRALAAGVQPTEIFSAPELHSPEAAEVAPTLPTLPTLLSPAAFEKVSGRENPDGLLAVAPRPAVMLPDLPGDAVVVVLDGLEKPGNVGAILRTADASGAAAVLVLGRGADPYGPNVIRASQGSVFALPVVALDEEAAQDYLTAQGCVMVACTPDAPHVYWDAPLTGRVALLLGTEHGGLPTHWRQAGSHGSGLSVRIPMEPGSAADSLNVATAAALMLFECARQRRGTGAAGAGQ, from the coding sequence ATGACCCGCGCCGATCCGATCACCTCGTTGCAAAATCCTCAGCTTAAGCGGCTGGTGCGTCTGCATACGCGGCGCTCGCGTGAACAGGAGGCCGTCATTTTAATTGAGGGCGCCCGGGAACTGTCGCGTGCGCTGGCCGCTGGCGTGCAGCCGACCGAGATCTTCAGCGCCCCTGAACTGCACAGCCCCGAGGCCGCTGAAGTGGCCCCGACGCTGCCCACCCTGCCCACGCTGCTGTCGCCCGCCGCCTTCGAGAAGGTCAGTGGGCGTGAGAACCCCGATGGGCTGCTGGCTGTGGCGCCCAGGCCCGCCGTCATGCTGCCTGATCTGCCAGGCGACGCCGTGGTGGTGGTCCTTGACGGCCTGGAGAAACCCGGCAACGTGGGCGCAATCCTGCGGACGGCGGACGCCTCGGGTGCGGCGGCGGTGCTGGTGCTGGGGCGCGGCGCAGATCCCTACGGCCCCAATGTGATCCGCGCCAGTCAGGGCAGCGTGTTTGCCCTGCCAGTGGTCGCGCTGGACGAGGAAGCGGCGCAAGATTACCTGACGGCGCAGGGTTGCGTGATGGTGGCCTGCACCCCCGACGCGCCGCACGTCTACTGGGACGCGCCGCTGACCGGACGGGTGGCCCTGCTGCTGGGGACCGAACACGGCGGGCTTCCCACGCACTGGCGACAGGCAGGGAGCCACGGCAGCGGTCTGAGCGTCCGCATTCCCATGGAGCCGGGCAGCGCGGCCGACAGCCTGAATGTGGCGACGGCGGCAGCCCTGATGTTGTTCGAATGTGCCCGGCAGCGCCGGGGCACGGGAGCCGCCGGAGCCGGACAATGA